The stretch of DNA attttctggctctcctgttgattttagagcaaatctgaatggatttttgggtcatcccgtacccgcaggttcgtcgatgagcctgatcgatatgtaccaaagggaagtttcaaatgcaaaaaataagaattttcaattttttccttgaagtttagacaaatttttcactgaaatcagttttttgcattttctggctctcctgttgattttagagcaaatctgaatggatttttgggtcatcccgtacccgcaggttcgtcgatgagcctgatcgatatgtaccaaagggaagtttcaaatgcaaaaaataagaattttcaattttttccttgaagtttagacaaatttttgactgaaatcagtttttcgcattttctggctctcctgttggttttagagcaaatctgaatggatttttggatcatcccgtacccgcaggttcgtcgatgagcctgatcgatatgtaccaaagggaagtttcaaatgcaaaaaataagaattttcaattttttccttaaagttcagacaaatttttcactgaaatcagtttttcgcattttctggctctcctgttggttttagagcaaatctgaatggatttttggatcatcccgtacccgcaggttcgtcgatgagcctgatcgatatgtaccaaagggaagtttcaaatgcaaaaaataagaattttcaattttttccttaaagttcagacaaatttttcactgaaatcagttttttgcattttctggctctcctgttgattttagagcaaatctgaatggatttttgggtcatcccgtacccgcaggttcgtcgatgagcctgatcgatatgtaccaaagggaagtttcaaatgcaaaaaataagaattttcaattttttccttaaagtttagacaaatttttcactgaaatcagttttttgcattttctggctctcctgttgattttagagcaaatctgaatggatttttgggtcatcccgtacccgcaggttcgtcgatgagcctgatcgatatgtaccaaagggaagtttcaaatacaaaaatttagaattttcaattttttccttgaagtttagacaaatttttcactgaaatcagttttttgcattttctggctctcctgttgattttagagcaaatctgaatggatttttgggtcatcccgtacccgctggttcgtcgatgagcctgatcgatatgtactaaagcgaagtttcaaatacaaaaatttagaattttcaattttttccttaaagtttagacaaatttttcactgaaatcagttttttgcattttctggctctcctgttgattttagagcaaatccaGAGGGGCAATAACTATTGCGTTCATGGTTCACCTTAGGCCAGTTATTGCCCCCCTGCCCAAAACCCTTTTTTCCCCTCGATGCAAACCCCCTTTGTTTccatgaagaaaaagaagaagtatcCGCCGCGAAATATCCATCAGGCGCAGTTTCCTGCCCAGGGCGCCATCTTTGGTTTTATTGTGAACAAGGCGACGCGTTTTTCACAAAGTTTTCGCATCAATTTACCCCATTTGCTGGGATTTGTGTGACCCCATTTGATTTGTTTCCGTGCATTGTGCATCCTGTGCGTGTGGTAAGTCACTGGCCAGGTGATTCCGTGgagatttgcattttttggcgGGATAAATCCATCACGCACTTCCAGCTTCGGGAAAATCCGctcaaattgcattttccccACTGCGGGGGCTCTTTATGTGTCCGTTTGTTGAATCTTGAGCTGTTTGGAGGGATTCCGGTGAGGAATCTCACGGGGATTTGGTGGGAAATATTGTTTTGGCAATGGAAAATGGGGGGGATTGTTTGGTTTGTGAGTTCTGTGAAGTTCGTCTGGCTTGACGTTTCGGGTGGCGttcgtgcaaaaaaaaatggcgggcatttttgaaagaaagaaaagcttgCCGAATGAGTAACAGGAGGGCTTTTGGGGTTCTTTTCAGCTTCCGGAAGCACGGATTTTACAGTAAAATGACAAAGGAGGTGACAGAGGTGGATCCGGCGGATATTGCAAAGCATCCCGATGCGATTAAAAGTGAGTTTTTTGCGTGAAAATTAACCTGTCCGGAAGTTTTTATTTGATGGATGTTTTTGATGGGGCTTTTGCAGAAGCTCTAGATGAGATTAGCAGCCTGGATGTACTTGTGTGTGGGACCTGCCACACGGCTTTTCATCACGTTGAAGCATTCACAGAGCACAAAGCTGGGAAATGCACGAAGAATTCCGGATTGAAGGAATGCGTGAGTTTTTTGTTTTGTGGGGAGTTTCTGGGCTTTTTCCTTGACAAGAATCCTTGTTTTCAGCGTGAGACAAAGCCCAAAGTTTGGGCTTTCTTGCTGTGGAAGGCGTGCCAGAAGAAGACTGAGGAGGACCCAACGACAAATTCGTGGAAATTGTACCAGACATGGGTTAAATTGGATGAAAGTGTCCGGGAAACGTGGATTGTGGCAGGGAAAACAATCCAATCATTTGCCAGATTGGGTCAGGGACAAGTACAAGAGATGCCCGTGAAGGTGGTGAAGCAGATTGTTGATTCTCCCAAATCTGACTCAACTCCACGTAAGATTTCTCCTGGATTTTTCTCCGCCAAAGAAgcttattagttggtgttccacttcgtggtcAATagcaagtattgtaatcgtccgAAAAACCAACCCCTCAGATTGGGCttaaacttggtatgagcacgttttagacattccacattacgaaaatttttgatgaggccggccggccttccggtggttcaaactttgctttatagctcgagaacggtaaaagatagagacttccggtttgaagttttctatagaaatgtgggtgtaaactttcatttttacgcattttcaaaatccaagatggccgacatccgccattttgaaacaccgtcaaccacttcccttatagctagaggtctgaaattttagtatgttgtagagctcagtgagacgttttcatcgataattcatacttgaaaatcggtcaagccgtttagcaaatatggccgcctaaagcaaaaagtgttttttcgatagaactcgagaacggcttgaccgattttgatcatcttggtatcaaatgaaaggtattgagaagccctaaaactgtctagaacattccaagttccaaaaacatccgcaagaggcgctaaaatcaaaaacaaaaattgcctaactttaaggggcaatatctccgaatcccgattatcgatttcctttaaattttgatatgttgtagcctgactcaatatctttcaccagtccgaaaatgaagaaaatctatttcaccgtttagaagatatagccatttgaaaaattcttgaatttgaaaagttctaagagccatatttcttgaacggtctgtccgattttgctcaacttggtattaaattaaagattttgcaattctctacaactttctagaacatcagaaacctatagaaccattccttcaggacgaaaagtgcaaaaaactgtttttgtaaAACGAAGCTgtcattttgtgttctagaggtgaccttgaaaattattgaaattcatgTAAAGAACGTTATTCACGAAACATAGTataagtcccccgcatgcaaccaaaattggtttttaaattattgtagaggatcattaaaggttcaaaataagcgtggtcatttcccggaaaagcgctgggaaacctacgaattttccggttttctgtttaacctatgttgatttatttctcaatttatagcaatcgtaggatattgcgattggtgtcaaatgaaagctatatcaatgcttaatattatatattaaaaccattttccaaaatgcactagaaggtgaaaattcggaaagattttccgaacacgcatttttctttcgcctcccatttccacaatattgcatgggaccacctggaacatccattattttgtagcatttttaatcccctttcatttggtataacaCTTGCAGGGGAAATccactgggaaaactcgctacagaatgattttccaaaattaagcacattttcgcgttggaagaaaagagataaacgatttctcctctttgatgtttccagaatgttcctctagaaaaaaattgtccatctctttttctctaatgcgaaaacgtgcttaactttggaaaatcattctgtagcgagttttcccagcggatttccccaccaagtgctataccaaatgaaaggggattaaaaatgctacaaaataagggatgttccaggtggtcccatgcaatattgtggaaatgggaggcgaaagaaaaatgcgtgttcggaaaatctttccgaattttcaccttctagtgcattttggaaaatggttttaatatataatattaagcattgatatagctttcatttgacaccaatcgcaatatcctacgattgctataaattgagaaataaatcaacataggttaaacagaaaaccggaaaattcgtaggtttcccagcgctcttccgggaaatgaccacgcttattttgaacctttaatgatcccctacaataatttaaaaaccaattttggttgcatgcgggggacttatACTATGTTTCGTGAATAACGTtctttatagcctgttttaataccttttcaAAAcaagtcaagaaatttctgtaggtcttatagaaccagagatatgaccatttttatttatcaaattgcagaattttacaaaaaaatcaaatttgtctactagttctgctcacaaatcgcattacaacgcataaataaatttctacacgttgtgggacaccaactcttataactgaacgcattatgattgacttctcattgatttttgttcttttgcagCTCCGGTAGTGAATCGCGGAGGGCTCATAAAGCGCCCCTTGGGGCTACCATCGAAGAAGGCAGAGAGTGAGCAGGATAATGATACAGCAACGGATGAAGATGTCTCCCCGAAGCGTCTTCCGGCGCTGCAGCTGCAGCAAGTTGTCCGGAAGCCCTTGGCAAAGCCCGTGACGCGTTCCCCGGGGCAGTTGCTGAATAAGAATGTTCCTCGTTTGGCAACGCGCACCATGGCGCCGGGAGAGACGGAGGAGCACACAGTGGATAAGATTCTAGCGAAGAAATTCAATCCGCGCATCCGGGCGTTTGAGTATCTCATCAAATGGGTTAATTTCTCTCATGAGCAGAACACGTGGGAGCCACAGCAGCATCTGGACAAGTGCACAGTGCTCCTCACTGCGTTTGAGAATCAGCTGGCACTGCAAAAGGAGCAACGTGCTGCCAAAGCGGCTGAAGAAGCAAAAGCTTCGGACGGAGATAGTCCAACGCGGCTAATAAGAACGGTCAAGAAGCCCCCGGAACAGGCAACACTGAAGCGCAAGAATGAGGATAGTGATGCCGACACGGAGGAAGACACCGAAGCAGAACCGGCAAAGAAGGCGAAGAATGACGCCGTCAATCAGGCCCTAATGCGGGCCGGGCAATCCGGAACAGTTCGCATTGTCCCGGTGAACAAATCCGGGACGCCCAATCAGAAGGCCACCGTCAACGGGGCCACGGCGAAGGTTGAGAAGAATTCCGCTGAAGTTGTCATCACCAGTGTCAAGGATAAGCCAACGGGTGTCATGAGAAAGCCCGGAGTGACGGCATCAGCTGTTCCAGCCAAGAAGGAAGCACAGGTGCACGTGGTGAGCGCCCCAGAGGCTTCCTCTTCCCTCACACACACGATTCCCTAACGAAACGTCTTCCTTCCACGTCTTCCTTCCACAGGTTAGCAGCGGTGAGAGCCTCTCGAGTGGCATTGTGAGGATTAGTCCGGGAAgtaagcagcagcagcaagtTCCCGGGAAGGTAATGCCGAAGCTCGTGCCGCGTGTTACGCCGCAGACAACGCGTCAGGTTGTGCAGCGTCCAGGAGCTGCAGTGGCACGCACTGTAAGTACGCTGCAGCGTCCGGGAGTGCGACAGATCTCCCCGCAGCAGCCGGTTGTGCGCAATCAGACCATCATAAGGCGTAGTGTTCCTGCCCCAACGCAGCAGGGACGTACAATGATCACGCGCGTTGTGAAGAGTACCCCCAGCCCCAAAGCGGCCACTCCAGTGACAACAGAGGCAAAAGTAATGGCTCTCAATCGTCAAGGGGACATCAAGGTAAGAAAAacaaacctttttttattttttttattgcttttacgCCTTTTTGATcacttttttcatttaaaaaaaatcagtttgatatttttagagcttcctgattaaaaataaatgagaaaataagtTTATTTCTCAAGATTCTTTACATTATTTGATGAGAAAAGTTAGTTTTTGTAGAgattttttacttatttgtgcaaaataatttttttcttaagattgggctaaattcagcgaccaaaaaactttgaaatctttaaattttgtactgaaatttcaagattttaagcgaatttcaagggtttcttggtcgctgaataaggcccattatttacattttatgaccaaaaaacgataattttttaaagacattttttttaatgtataaaaagattttttttatttttctttaatttatatttatgtagtaaaaaatcaataaaattaattatttattcatttaaaaaatgaaataaattcagttaATGAGatctaaaattgatttgtgcGTCGAAATCAGCACAAACTAAGTCATTTTAGGAGGGCCCAGGGAGCAGTGGATAGAACACTCGAGTTGTGTCCATAGAGTCTCTGGTTCGAATACAGACGGTACCGCCCGTAAAGGGATAGGATGTTTGTATCTCGATAGGCAAACATCGTACTGTGCTCGCCGAGAAGGCATGCTGTATTCACGCTGGGTGTCCACAGCTGTGGGTATGTCTCTCTCAGGCACACGGAAGCGAACGCCGAAAAACAGAGATGAAAATGCCCCTGCCTGGCTAACGTTGTAGTGGTACACGTTGGTCAGATTGTTGGATTGAGAGAAAGAGATGATGCACTCTCATCCACAAAAAACAATGGCCCTCTTGCATCAAATACGGAGAACGAAAGTAACACCTAGATGACTTTCCAATCTGTACACAAATCCAGTTTCACAAATGATAACCCTCTGAGCGCTCTTTGTTGATTCTGTGATAGGGTGAATGGAAACATTTGCCTACCCTTTGGCGATCGATTCCGATCAATGAGGAAAGAAATTGCCGCGAGCTGTCGTTCGGCTTGGGCAATATCGATCTTCAATATATATCAGATAATGATGATAAAGAACCGAGGACCCTTCCACAATAGACCTTTCAGGTCGCAGTGGGATGAAAGCGACTATACGCAT from Lutzomyia longipalpis isolate SR_M1_2022 chromosome 4, ASM2433408v1 encodes:
- the LOC129795493 gene encoding uncharacterized protein LOC129795493 isoform X1 gives rise to the protein MTKEVTEVDPADIAKHPDAIKKALDEISSLDVLVCGTCHTAFHHVEAFTEHKAGKCTKNSGLKECRETKPKVWAFLLWKACQKKTEEDPTTNSWKLYQTWVKLDESVRETWIVAGKTIQSFARLGQGQVQEMPVKVVKQIVDSPKSDSTPPPVVNRGGLIKRPLGLPSKKAESEQDNDTATDEDVSPKRLPALQLQQVVRKPLAKPVTRSPGQLLNKNVPRLATRTMAPGETEEHTVDKILAKKFNPRIRAFEYLIKWVNFSHEQNTWEPQQHLDKCTVLLTAFENQLALQKEQRAAKAAEEAKASDGDSPTRLIRTVKKPPEQATLKRKNEDSDADTEEDTEAEPAKKAKNDAVNQALMRAGQSGTVRIVPVNKSGTPNQKATVNGATAKVEKNSAEVVITSVKDKPTGVMRKPGVTASAVPAKKEAQVHVVSSGESLSSGIVRISPGSKQQQQVPGKVMPKLVPRVTPQTTRQVVQRPGAAVARTVSTLQRPGVRQISPQQPVVRNQTIIRRSVPAPTQQGRTMITRVVKSTPSPKAATPVTTEAKVMALNRQGDIKVMRKAPPKVKEEEEEVAVSSSDHEGMASPEPAYTLCPMTGELRKPGEEKKVKKEEEVKKESETVTAIQTEDGQIQQLLTNEDGSPLLVTGEDGTVYQVAGKNAEGQTLLIAQGAEGEQQCVYVAAEDGDESLLALSGDAVQNDSSGQIVLKEEGSGGAAAGGVDPTQQLIISTDSDSQDGNITAEIVQADQPSPGGTRRVVLMLPDGNFMMTEVKF
- the LOC129795493 gene encoding uncharacterized protein LOC129795493 isoform X2, with protein sequence MTKEVTEVDPADIAKHPDAIKKALDEISSLDVLVCGTCHTAFHHVEAFTEHKAGKCTKNSGLKECRETKPKVWAFLLWKACQKKTEEDPTTNSWKLYQTWVKLDESVRETWIVAGKTIQSFARLGQGQVQEMPVKVVKQIVDSPKSDSTPPPVVNRGGLIKRPLGLPSKKAESEQDNDTATDEDVSPKRLPALQLQQVVRKPLAKPVTRSPGQLLNKNVPRLATRTMAPGETEEHTVDKILAKKFNPRIRAFEYLIKWVNFSHEQNTWEPQQHLDKCTVLLTAFENQLALQKEQRAAKAAEEAKASDGDSPTRLIRTVKKPPEQATLKRKNEDSDADTEEDTEAEPAKKAKNDAVNQALMRAGQSGTVRIVPVNKSGTPNQKATVNGATAKVEKNSAEVVITSVKDKPTGVMRKPGVTASAVPAKKEAQVSSGESLSSGIVRISPGSKQQQQVPGKVMPKLVPRVTPQTTRQVVQRPGAAVARTVSTLQRPGVRQISPQQPVVRNQTIIRRSVPAPTQQGRTMITRVVKSTPSPKAATPVTTEAKVMALNRQGDIKVMRKAPPKVKEEEEEVAVSSSDHEGMASPEPAYTLCPMTGELRKPGEEKKVKKEEEVKKESETVTAIQTEDGQIQQLLTNEDGSPLLVTGEDGTVYQVAGKNAEGQTLLIAQGAEGEQQCVYVAAEDGDESLLALSGDAVQNDSSGQIVLKEEGSGGAAAGGVDPTQQLIISTDSDSQDGNITAEIVQADQPSPGGTRRVVLMLPDGNFMMTEVKF